In Vicingus serpentipes, the DNA window TATCAACAATTTGTTTCATTTTTTTTTCACTTAATATTTTCATTCAATATTTTTCATATATTGCAGGCTAGTCATTATCAACCTAAAACACATATTGAGATGTCTGATAAAGTAAAATATGAATTAGAGTTTGTGATTAAATCTTCACCAAGCTTATTGTATAGTTATATAGCAACACCTAGTGGTTTAGGCCAATGGTTTGCCGACAATGTTAACTCTAGAGGAGAACTATTTACATTTATTTGGGATGGTGCAGAAGAGCAAGCAAAATTAGTGAGTAAAAAAACAAACTCATCAGTTAAGTTTAAGTGGGTTGCAGATGAAGATCCTGAAACTTATTTTGAACTTAAAATACAAATAGATGATTTAACAAAAGATGTTGCCTTAATGGTTACAGATTTTGCTGAAGAAGACGAAGTAGATGAAGCTAAACAATTATGGGAAGCACAATTGGATAATTTACATTCAATTATCGGTTAAATTTTACCTTCCTCAATAAGTAAGACTATTCGCTCAATCATTTCATCTTCCTCATTTACTTGAGGATTGTATCGCGATTTTAAATTGGCACTATATAATCGTGCTACACCTTGATAAACAAAGGCTTTAAATCCACCACGCATTTCTTTTATAATGTCGTAAGTAGATTCGCCTGTTTCCCTATCAATTAATTTTACTAAAACCCTACCCTGCGTTACCGACATTTTTTTAATAACGTCGGTAAATTCCTCTTTCAATTCTTTTTCTCTTTGTTTTAATAAAAGTCTTCGCTTACGTTTCGATTTTATTTTCATCAACTCCTCATTGTATTTATTCAATTTAGCAGAAGCTAACTTTGCATAAGGATAAACTTTAAGAACATGGTAGCGTAATCGTCTAAACTCTTTATCCTTATCGGCATCGCCATAAGGTCTAACTCCTACAATACGCACTGGAGAAAAAGTATAGGCATATGTTGTATCTCCATCCACAACAAAAGCTTGAACAACAGTTCCATCTGGACGTTTTTTCTCCACAACTTGAAAATTAGTGGTGTCGGTATTTTTTAAGCTATCTGCTTTAGTTAAGTTTTGAGCAAAAGCAAAACCACTTAAAAGTAATAAGGTAAATAATATGTATTGTTTCTGTTTCAGGGTATTAATTTTAAATTAAAATTAGAACTTTACATTCAATTATTTATAAATGGCTTTAACTAAGGACGAAATACATCTATTATTAGAAGAAAAATACGACCAATTTAATCGGGTTTCTTTTATCGAGTCTGACCCAATTTCTATACCACATCTGTTTTCTAAAAAAGAAGACATTGAAATTGCTGGTTTTATAAGTGCTACTATAGCTTGGGGGCAACGCAAAACAATTATAAAAAATGCCAACCAGTTTGTTGAGTTCATGGATATGGAACCTTTTGATTTTGTAATGAACCATAGTCAAAAAGAATTAAATCGTTTTGCAGATTTTAAACATCGTACGTTTAATAGCATTGATGCGCAATATTTTATTACTGCCTTAAAACATATTTACACCATTCATGGAGGTTTAGAGCAAGTTTTTGCTAAACACCCTAAAAATATGCAGCTTAGTATTTCTAATTTTAAACGTGTATTTTTTGAAGAGAACCATCCTCAACGAACTCAAAAACATATTTCCGATCCATTAAAAAATTCGGCTGCAAAGCGAATTAACATGTATTTGCGCTGGATGGTAAGAAAAGATAAAAGAGGAGTAGATTTTGGTTTGTGGAATAAAATTGATGCAAAAGATATTATGTGTCCATTAGATGTCCATTCTGGTAATGTTGCTCGAAAACTAGGTTTATTAACCCGAACACAAGACGATTGGAAAGCAACAATTGAATTAACTGATAGTTTAAAACAATTTGATATTAACGACCCTATTAAATATGACTTTAGTTTATTTGGCTTGGGAGTTTTTGAAAAATTTTAAATGAAACAAAATCAAGGAATAGCACATTTAGCTAGTATTTTTGTTTTACCTGTTTTGGTGATATCAATTTTTTATGCGCCAATTTGGTTGAAAATTATTTTAGTCTTTATATTAATAGCAGCTGCTATTTATTTATGGAAAAACATTATAAAAAAATGACACTAGATTACTTACAAATTGTAAATCAATTAGAAATGCTTCCCCATCCAGAAGGTGGTTATTATAAAGAAGAATACAGAAGTAAAGACATTATTCCAAATGCAGCTTTACCTCAATTTTCTGGTGATCGAAATTTTTGTACAAGCATCTATTTTTTATTGACTTCTGAAAATTTTTCGGGCTTTCATCGAATTAAGCAAGACGAAATATGGCATTTTTATAGCGGTTCTCCCCTAGCTGTTCATGTTATTGATGAAGAAGGAATTTATACCAAACACATTATTGGCATGGACATCTTAGATGGTAAATACCCACAATTAACAGTGCCTGCAAATTGTTGGTTTGCCTCTAGCGTTGTTAACGAAAACGATTATTCGTTTGTAGGTTGTACCGTTGCTCCTGGTTTCGATTTTGATGATTTTGAATTAGCTAAAAAAGAAGAACTTTCAGCTATTTACCCTCAACATAAAAGTATTATAGAAAAATTAACGAGAATTTAAGCAAATTCAGATAAGGTTAACCATCTATCAGTTTTTTCATCTAATTGAGCCGTAATTTCCCCCAGTTCTTGCGTTAATCTTAATAATTCTTCATGATCAGAAACACTATTTACTAGTTGCTCATTTAATTTCTCTTTTTGTTCTTCTAGTTTTGGTATTTCCTTTTCAAGGTTTTCAAACTCTAGCTTTTCTTTGTAAGCCAGTTTAGTTTTAGGTTGTTCTTTTACTACTTGTTTCGGCGCCTCAACTTTTACAGGTTTTATCTTAGCTTGTTCTTCTAATTCTTTTCTATCGTTTCTGTAGTCAGTATATTTTCCTAAATAATCTTTTATTTTTCCATCTCCCTCAAACACGAATAAATGATCAACCAACTTATCCATAAAATACCTGTCGTGAGTAACTACAATTAAACATCCTTGAAAATCATTTAAAAAATCTTCTAACACATTCAATGTCATCACATCCAAATCGTTGGTTGGCTCATCTAAAATTAAAAAATTTGGGTTTTTCATTAAGATGGTCAACAAATACAATCTTCTTCGCTCTCCCCCACTCAGCTTTGCAACCATGTTGTAATGCATATCTTTTGTAAACAAAAACTTTTCTAGCATTTGAGCAGCAGTCATTACTTTGCCTTTTGCCAATGGAATAATTTCGGCAATATCTTTTATGGTATCTATTACTCGTTTATCATCTTTTAAATTGATACCATTTTGAGTATAATAACCATAAACAACTGTTTCACCAGTATCAATTCCCCCTGAATCTGGTTGTTGAAGACCAGTTAGCATATCCAAGAATGTAGATTTACCCACTCCATTTTTACCAACTATTCCAACTTTTTCAAATCGCTTAAATACATAACTAAAATCTTCTAAAATCGTTAAATCGCCAAAGGCCTTTTTAACATGATTTAGTTCTAATATTTTACTTCCTAATCGGGTAACATTTACTTCAATATCAACTTTACTTTTATCTAATTTTTGATGTGCTGTTGCTTCTGTTTTATAAAAAGATTCTTCTCTAGATTTTGCTTTTGTGCCCCTTGCTTTTGGCATCCTACGCATCCACTCTAATTCCTTCTTATAAAGATTTTTAGCTTTATCTACATGTGCTTCAAAATTCTCTATCCGTTCTTCTTTCTTTTCTAAGTAATAAGAGTAGTTACCATTGTATTTATACAATGATTTATTATCAAACTCAATAATTTCGTTACACACACGCTCTAAAAAATACCTATCGTGGGTAACCATTAAAATAGTCACATTTTCTTTCGTTAAATACCCTTCCAACCATTCAATCATATCCAAATCAAGATGATTGGTTGGCTCATCAAGAATAATAAAATCAGGCTCTTCTATTAAAACTTGTGCTAAAGCAATTCGCTTTAGCTGCCCACCTGATAATTCTCCAATTTTACGTTCTAAATCATGGATATTTAATTGACCTAAAATCTGCTTTATTCTAACTTCATAATCCCATGCTTTAAGAGTATCCATCTGCTCAAATGCTTTTTGCATTCTGTCATTATCATCCGGATTAAGAACCGCTTTTTCGTACTCTTTAATGGCTTCAATTTCACCAGAAGTAGATTTAAAAATGGTTTCACTAATGGTGTGCTGGTCTTCAAACTCTGGAGTTTGATGTAAATAACCAATTTTTATATCATTACGAAAAACTACATTTCCAGAATCATAACCTTCTTTACCAGCTAATATCTTTAAAAAGGTAGACTTACCCGTTCCATTTTTAGCTATAAAAGCTACTTTTTGACCTTTGCTTATTCCAAAGGTTATGTTTTCAAACAACACTCTATCGCCATACGATTTAGTTAATGCTTCAACTGAAAGATAATTCATCTTTAATACTAGTTTTAATGAGTGTTGGATTTGGGTAAGCTTATTTCTTTTTCAAAACTCTATCTAATGATAAAGCAGCAAAATCATAATTTGAATTTATTTCTAACGCTTTTCTATAGTCTAATTCAGCTTGATCAAAATTGCCTAATTGCTCATGACATAAACCTCTATTATAATAAGCTTCAAAATAATTTTTATCAGAGCCTATTGCTTCTGTATAAAAACCTATTGCTAAATCATAAACTTTCAAATACTCTTGATGAATATACCCTAAATTAAATAACGCTTCTCTGAATGGCTTTATAGCAATAATTTTATGGTAGGTTTCTATTGCTTCATTATATTCTCCATGTTCTTGACACCATAAGCCATAATGATACAAGGCTTCTGGACTTTCTGGTTTAATTCTAAGGGCATTTTTAATGTAGCCTTTTGCCAAGTCATTATCTTGATTGAAGTGTAAAACACCTAATTGAATATATGCATCATAATAATTACTTTCTTGCTCTACTGCTGTAATAAAACTTGAAATAGCTTTCGTTGTATCTTGCTGTTCATAAAAAACCATACCTTTTAAATAGTAAGCTTCAGCAGAATACATGTTTCTTTTTAAAGCAGCGTCAGCATATTCTATTGCTTGCTCATAATTTTGAATAATAAAAGCTAGCCATCCTAATTCTATTCTAGCCTGAACATTATTATTATCAATAAATAAACATCTATCCAAAGTTCTTTTTGCATTCTGAAAATCATCAACTTTCTTTTGCATTTCAGCTTTTAATAAATAAAATTCAGGTAACAATGAATCAATTTTTATTGCTCTATCAATATCTTCTATCGCGTAAAGAACTTCATCATATTGCTCATACATCTGAGCTCTTTTCATGTATAAATTAGGATTGTTTGGGTCTGCTTTTAATTGTTCATTAATAACCTCAAATGCTGCATTTTTATAAGCTGTTAATGAATCAACTTCAACCTTTTCATTCTCTCCATTTTTTGGTTTAACAGTTTCATTACACGAATAAAATAAAATGGATGATACTAAAACAATAAAACTAAAAATTCTCATAATTAATTAAATAAAAAAGTCCCGCAAATGCGGGACTCAAAGTTAAGTATAAAAACGAAACTTATTCTGGATTTATTTCTGCAACAATTTTTTGTTCGATTTCTTCCATTAACTCAGGATTATCTAATAGTAATTGTTTTACTGCATCTCTTCCCTGACCTAATTTTGTGTCGCCATAGCTAAACCAACTTCCTGCTTTTTTAACAATATTTTTTTCTACTCCTATATCTATAATCTCTCCCACTTTAGATATTCCAGCACCATACATAATATCAAATTCAGCTTTACGGAAAGGTGGAGCTACTTTGTTTTTCACAATTTTAACTCTAGTTCTGTTCCCTACAACTTCGTCACCATCTTTAATTTGCGAAGCTCTTCTAACATCAATACGAATAGAAGCATAAAATTTAAGTGCATTACCACCAGTTGTAGTTTCTGGATTTCCAAACATTACTCCAATTTTATCTCTTAACTGGTTAATGAATATAGCAGTACAATTTGCTTTGTTAATTGAACCTGTTAATTTTCTTAGGGCCTTTGACATTAAACGAGCTTGTAAGCCCATTTGAGAATCTCCCATTTCACCTTCAATTTCAGCTTTTGGAGTTAAAGCAGCTACAGAATCGACTACAATAATATCGACTGCCCCAGAACGAATTAGATTATCAGCAATTTCCAAAGCTTGCTCTCCATTATCAGGCTGAGATATTAATAAGTTTTCGACATCTACACCTAATGCAGCAGCATAAAATTGGTCAAAAGCATGTTCAGCATCAATAAATGCAGCAATACCACCTTTTTTCTGACATTCGGCAATAGCATGGATAGCTAAAGTTGTTTTACCAGATGATTCTGGCCCATATATTTCTACTATTCTTCCTTTTGGATAACCTTTAATACCTAAAGCTAAATCTAAAGTTAACGATCCCGAAGGAATTACATCTACATCTAAAACTGGAGCATCCCCAAGTTTCATTACAGTTCCTTTTCCATAGGTTTTTTCTAACCTATCCATCGTTAATTGTAGTGCTTTTAATTTTTCTGTGTTTACTTCAGCCATGTGTATATTTTTTTAAAACTTACCTTTAATTATTTTTAACTCTACAAATATAAGTCAAAAAACCTACAATATGTAGTTTTTTGAAATTATTTTAAAAAACCTAATAAAATCAATAAGTTCAGTACTATTAAAATACAATAAAATTGAGATTTAAAACAAAATCAAGAACTTTTAAATCTAATTCAACTCTTCTAATATTTGCTCAGTATGGTTTTTTGTTTTTACTTTTTCAATAACTTTTTCAATAATTCCTTCTTCATTAATAACAAAAGTAGTTCGGTGAATTCCATCGTAAGTTTTTCCCATAAATTTTTTAGGTCCCCAAACTCCATAAGCATTAATTACTTTTTTATCGACATCTGCCAATAAAGTAAATGGCAAATCATATTTCTCAATAAAACGATTGTGTTTTTTCTCATCATCAGCACTTACACCAACCACTTCAAATCCTTTTTTTATAAGATCACTATAATTATCTCTTAAATTACAAGATTCTACTGTACAACCAGGAGTTAAATCTTTAGGATAAAAATAAAGTATTACTTTTTTTCCTTTAAATTCTGATAAATGACGTACAATTCCATTTTGGTCAGCAACTCCAAAATCTGGAGCTTTATCTCCTTCTTTCAACATATTCATAGTTTAATTTTTATTTAGGTTAAAATTAGAAATTATAGCTGAAATAAAACATTAATTTACTGTGTTCGTTTACTTAATAAAACACTGTTTATGAAAAAACAATTTTTAAGTCTTGTCATAATTTTTAGTCTTTCGAATTTTGTAATAAGTCAAAATACATTTTTCACACAATTATCAGATGCTGGAATTGAACTTACTCAACAAAATATAACTTATGATCCAAGTTACTTTTCTATAGATTATCCAAATGGAGATGTTCCTGAAGGAAAAGGCGTATGCACAGATGTAATTATTAGAGCATATAGAAAATTAAATATCGACTTGCAAAAAGAAGTACATGAAGATATGATAGCTAATTTTAATAAATACCCTAAAAATTGGGGGCTATCAAAAACTGATGAAAATATCGATCACAGAAGAGTTCCAAACTTAATGGTGTTTTTTTCAAAGTTTGGAAAAGTTAAAAGTACTTCTAGAAATGCTAAAGATTATTTGCCTGGAGATATTGTTTGTTGGAACTTAGGTGGTGGAACTACACACATTGGTTTAGTGGTTAACAAAAAATCTGATGATGGAAAAAGATACTTAATTGTTCATAATATAGGGAACGGCCAAGAGCTATCAGATTGTTTGTTTGATTACAAAATAATTGGACATTACAGCTATATGAAGTAAACTATAAAATCGATGTCGATTTCTTAGTAAAATAGATAGCGCCTAGAACTCCAAAAGTCATAAACAAAATAGCTATTATTTGAGCTTGAGAAAGGGTTAATCCTAAAACATCATATAATGGATTTATTCTAATAAACTCGATAAAGAATCTTTCTAAACCATTAAAAGCTAAATAAATTGAAAACATTACTCCTGGTGCTGATATTTTTTTTCGAATAGACCATAATATACCAAAAATTATAAAAGCCATTATGGTTTCATAAAACGGTGTCGGCCATGCTTTTCCTGTAATACTTTCCAATCCCATTTGCATAAAATCTTGTTGAAGATTTATTCCTAAAACATTATTATGATAATCGAAAGCCCACATCCACTCAGGTAAAAAGCTAATAGCATTGGGCATTGGTAAATCATTTGGCATTCCCCAATCTCCATCTCCTGAAAGTTGACAACCAATTCGTCCAATACCATAAGCTAACATTAAAGCTGGAGCACTAGAATCAACTACATGTAAAATTGAAAGTCCTTTTTTCTTGGCAAAATAAATTACCGCTCCACCACCAACAATCAATCCGCCATAAATACTCAAACCACTTCCAGCAAAAATTACATCAATCGGGTTATCAATTAACCGAGGGATATCTTCTATCATATCAAACAACTTAGCACCTATTATACCGCCAATAGCGGCAATAAATGTCATTGTTCCAACTAATTGATATGGATGTACTGTTTCTTTAACAATTATTGGCTCTGGCAATCGTTGCTTTTCTCCTTCCCTATATCTTAAATAAGCTAAAATTGCCGCAAACACAACCCCTCCTAATAAATTACCCTGAGAAGACAACATAAATCCTTGTGGATCAGCCGCCATTTTATCATAATGTAATATCCCTTCAAGTAGTTTAAATCCAATTAAAAAACCAAACAAAGCATTACTAAGTAATTCTGTGACACTAGCTTTCTCTCCTTTTACAACATCTCTTTCAAAAGAAAAAACAAGTTTGTTTTCTTCTTTTCGTTTCATTTCTAAAACAAAAAATTGATGAGCTATAATAAATGCAATAGCCACCATAAAGCCAAACATAGGAAATGGAAGGACGATGTTAGTTCCCAAAAAATAGTTGATTAAATCTGATAAAAATGGAAACATAATTTAGTTTAAAATTTGATTTTGAACATTTAATAAATTAACTTCAACAACACCTTCAAAATCTACTTTTTCCAATTTTACTTCTTGTATTGTATTTTCTAAATCAACATTATAAGGCACTTTAACTTTTACATAGTTTTCTGTAAAACCATTTAAGAATCCTTCATGTTCTTCGCTTTCAAATAAAACAGTTGCAGTTGAACCAATATTTTCAGCATAAAACTGTCTTTTCTTTTTTTCAGATAAAATATGAAGCATTTTACTTCGATCACTTCGAACCGATTTTGGTACTACTTCACTCATTTTGTTAGCTGTCGTATTTTGTCTTTCAGAATAAGTAAATACATGTAAATAAGAAACTGGCAATTCATTTAAAAAATTATAAGTCTCTAAAAAGTCTTCCTCAGTTTCTCCTGGAAATCCAACAATAACATCTACTCCAATACAACAGTGTGGCATTAGTTTTTTTATTGTACCAACCCTATCAGCATATAATTCTCTTTTATACTTCCTTCGCATTGCTTCTAATATTTTATTAGAACCTGATTGTAATGGAATATGAACATGTGGCATGAATTTGTTCGAATTACTTACAAATTCAATGATTTCATTAGCTAATAAATTAGGTTCGATAGATGATATTCTAAATCGTTCTATTCCCTCTACCTTATCCAATTCTTTTACTAAATCAAAAAAGTTTTCTCCTTCCCCTTGTCCAAAATCGCCAATATTAACTCCTGTTAATACAACTTCATTAATATTTGAATTAGCAACTTCTCTTGCTACCTTTATTGTTTCTTCTACTGAGTTATTTCTACTTTTTCCTCTAGCTAAAGGAATTGTGCAAAACGTACAGAAATAATCACATCCATCTTGAATTTTCAAAAAAGATCGAGTTCTATCTCCCTTTGAATAAGAAGGGATAAAATCTTTTACTTCTTTTATTTTAGAAGCATGAACTTCGGCAGTATCTTTTTTAGTAATGGATGAAAAATGCTCTACAATTTTAAATTTTTCAGAAGCTCCAAGCACCATATCCACACCTTGAATTTGAGCTATCTCTTCTGGCTTTAGTTGAGCATAACAACCAATAATAGCAATAAAAGCTTCTGGATTAACCTTTAAAGCTTTTTTAACCAATTGTTTACATTTTTTATCAGCATTTTCGGTAACCGAACAAGTATTGATAACATAAACATCAGGCGTTTCATTAAACTCAACACGAGCAAATCCTTCTTCTTCAAACATTCTAGCGATAGAAGATGTTTCAGAAAAATTTAGCTTGCATCCTAAAGTATATAATGAAACTTTTTTATTGGAAATCATAACTGCAAAATTAAAGCATTATGTTCAATTAGAAGCTTTGGTGAATGAATATTTACCTAACCAATACTAATTCAAATTTATTCACCTTTAAATTGGGATGATTGTTTTTAATTAATGTAGGTCGAATTGAAAAAACTCCATCTGAAGGAGGAATAAAATTACCTTCTAATTTGCCATAAAACTTCCAATGTGTAACTCCATCTAATTCGGTTTTTACCTCATCCAATTTTGGAGATGCCAATAATGGGTCTAGCCCTCCTTTTATAAGTTGTTCTTCTCCTCTATAAAACTCAAAATCCATAACCATTAATGGCAATTCAGTATATTCTATATCACAATCAATATATAAATCGATTTCTTGTTGCTTTTCACAATCAACTTGAATACTAACATTCTTATTTTTAAACACATCAACCCTTGCTATTTCTGATGTGCAAGAAAAAAAGATTATTATAAAAAAAATGAAAACTATGTACCCTTTATTTGAATTCATTGATAAATTGAATTATTTCATTTGCCAATTGGGGTACATTTTTTAAAGTAGGGTTAGAATAGGTCGCAATATTCTCTTCTTGATTTAATGGTGCTAATTTAAATACATGATTCATCCCTTCTATTAAAATTAGCTTACTCTTAGAATTAGCTTTATGCAACAAATCAGCATCTTCTTTTGACACTTGAATATCAGTTGTTCCTTGTATTATTAATGAAGGAACTGAAAGTTTCGCAATTTCATGTGTTGGATTATATTTTATCCAAGAAATCATATAGGGTTGAACCGAAGGTCGAAATATTGAAAACAGCATTGGATTTATATCCCCAACGGTATCTCCCTCTTTTAATTTATCAAAAACACGATTTACTTCTTCTTTAATTAAATCTGGTTGAGTTTCTAGTTGCTTTTTTATAATTTCATCTGCAGGTATTCCTGTTCCTGCAATTGAAATAAAACCAGCTGTATTAGTTTTTTGAGCTACTATCATTCCAATTAAAGAACCCTCGCTATGCCCTATAATAATTACTTTTTTAAATCTATATTCTTGCGTTAATAATTCTACCCAATTAATAACATCATCAATATAAATTTCAAACCGAAGATCTTCCTCTTTAACAATTGCATCCGCACTTTCTCCAATACCTCTTTTGTCAATTCTTAATGAAGGAATTTCTTTTGCAATTAAATCTTCAGCTAAATATTTTAAGGAGTTGTTTTTCCCTTTAATCATTAATGAATTCCCATCTCTATCTGTTGGTCCAGATCCAGGAATAATTAAAACAACTAAATAGTCATTAGCTGGAGAAGTAAGAAGTGTTCCGTAAAGATTTACATTATTATAATTTAGCTCTATTTCTTGTTCTTTAAAATTTTGAGAAAAAGAGAATTGTGAACTAAAAATTGCTATAAAAAAAAGGATTTTTTTCATCTTACTATTTTCCACTTCCTTTTACAACTATCATTACAGTATAGATTAATATTTTAAAATCAACTAGTAAAGACATGTTTTCAATGTAAATGATATCAAATTTTAATCGTTCAATCATTTCATCAACATTCTCTGCATAACCGTACTTAACTTGCCCCCATGAAGTTATTCCTGGAGTAACTTTCAGTAAATGATTATAATGAGGTGCTTCTTTTACAATTTGATCAATAAAAAATTGTCTTTCAGGTCGAGGTCCAACCAAACTCATATCGCCAATTAGTACATTATAAAATTGAGGAATTTCATCAAGTCTGACTTTACGCATAAAACGTCCAAACTTAGTAATTCTCATATCCTTTTGGCTAGATAATGCTGGCCCATCTTTCTCAGCATCTTCACACATCGATCTAAATTTATGAATCATAAAAGGTTTTCCATGTATTCCTATGCGTTCTTGAGAGAAAAAAGCAGGTCCTTTAGAAGTTGAAATAACAATTATAGCCGTAAAAAGATATAATGGAGAAAATACTATTAAGACAATTAAAGAAACTACCACATCGATAATTCTCTTCATTATTTTTTGCCATTGAGGCATTATTTCTTTTGTAATTACAATTAAGGGGGTTCCAAAAATTGAAGACATTTTAACTGATCCCGAAAGTATATCATACATATCAGGAATAATCTTAATAATAACTGGCAAACCTTCTAAAACAGTAATAATATTACCTAAACTTTTATGTTCAGAAGATTCTACTGCAATGATCACTTCCTCTATTTGATTTGTTTCGATAGTTGTTCTAAGATTTACACAATTACCTAGATGAGGCAAAAAATCACTAAGCATAAACTTTTCACTTTCATCATTTACATGAGTAAAGCCTACTAAACGATTTCCTGAAGAATGTTTTTGATTTGTTATTTCTTTATATAAATCAACAGCATTTTGATTTGCACCAATAATTAAAGTATTGAATCCAATTTTTCTGTTTTTAATCCTAATCCCAGTATAGGTAGTTAGAATTAACCTGAATATTACTGTAATTGAAAAATGATATGTAAATAAAGTAAAATATGATTTATAATATTGCTTATAAGAAGCTATCTCATCATCTAAAATAACTACAAAAAACAAAATTAAAGTTCCAATAATTGAGATTAAAAATGTTTGTCCAAATTCTTTTAATCTTGATTTTCGATATATATTTTTATAAGTTCCTGTAATAAAATAAAGTACTAACCAAAACAAAGGAATAACCGCTAAAGCATAATAAAAGTTTTGATCAAATGAAATTGAGATTTCATATCCGAACTTTGCAGGTTCTACATAAGATTTTCGATAAATAAAAAACAAAGCCCAAGTGATAGCAGCTGCAATAACATCTAATGCTACATATTTTAATGCATGCAGTTTTTTATTCATTATAAGTGAATCAGTTTTAAATTATCAATTTTAAAATCAGGTTCTTGAAGATTATTCTGAAATCCAAAGAAAATTTTATAATCGTTAGAAGCTGGTCTAGTTTGTATTGCTTCCGTAAAATTTAAATAAATTTTATTCCAGCTACTTGAAGTGTTTAAATAAAATAATCCCAATTGTTCTGAATCAGCATACAAACCAACCAAAACAGGTTTATTTGTTTTAAAATTTAATTCTAAGAAAACTGGACTACCGAATCTTGGTAATGTGGAGAATCCTGGGGTGTTACATTCAAAAAAATCCATTAGCGGAGTTAATACAACTTCTCCAGCATAACTACCTTCAAATACATCTGAGGTAGTTTTATTCATTACTGTGTCTGAAATTACATTGTATAAAAAAGGTAAACTAGCAGACTCAAAATCTTCCATCCAATAAAAAGTTGTACCGGAAGTATAAGTTGTTGTAGGATTAATTTCTATAGTTTTCTCTTTTTCTAATTGAATTTGCTTTGAGTAGCCATTATAAAATAAATAACGTTCTCTACGTTCAGCAATACCATTCTCTTTAATTCCAGGGTAAACTTCTAATTTAAAGC includes these proteins:
- a CDS encoding sugar transferase encodes the protein MNKKLHALKYVALDVIAAAITWALFFIYRKSYVEPAKFGYEISISFDQNFYYALAVIPLFWLVLYFITGTYKNIYRKSRLKEFGQTFLISIIGTLILFFVVILDDEIASYKQYYKSYFTLFTYHFSITVIFRLILTTYTGIRIKNRKIGFNTLIIGANQNAVDLYKEITNQKHSSGNRLVGFTHVNDESEKFMLSDFLPHLGNCVNLRTTIETNQIEEVIIAVESSEHKSLGNIITVLEGLPVIIKIIPDMYDILSGSVKMSSIFGTPLIVITKEIMPQWQKIMKRIIDVVVSLIVLIVFSPLYLFTAIIVISTSKGPAFFSQERIGIHGKPFMIHKFRSMCEDAEKDGPALSSQKDMRITKFGRFMRKVRLDEIPQFYNVLIGDMSLVGPRPERQFFIDQIVKEAPHYNHLLKVTPGITSWGQVKYGYAENVDEMIERLKFDIIYIENMSLLVDFKILIYTVMIVVKGSGK